In a single window of the Euwallacea fornicatus isolate EFF26 chromosome 5, ASM4011564v1, whole genome shotgun sequence genome:
- the Ge-1 gene encoding enhancer of mRNA-decapping protein 4 homolog isoform X2 yields MSTTGASSGQSLIQNIKFVGSESEYVTELHGQVVNVQCAEGNHNHGSSKVKLIDRIDYNWELKYYRGHLVAAHISGKIIAYAMKGKDGGMIRVVHQDTNVKRTLIKNLKDDIKDLAFAYSTSEVILACVDCEGNILVYNIEDSADSLNYTLLLHVFHEEGVRQNTNFRLAWCPFVGSVEEEVDLLDEPEKMFVILNGTKAEIYNVATLNSKYGNQGPIDPNSSFEGYTEIVHTSDLVDASFSSDGCAIALACQDGFVKFFQLFLFVSDFQKCIHEWIPHGGKPLTSVIFVDNILKYTSQCWKFAVTGANNNTELKLWSCESWTCLQTINFLPNPKSIIPDLFLNVSTDYTGKYLVISDINNRAVYVLELQKDEKEELITAGILANFLVPAPFLSFHILEAGTRNFPYCYNNSSDDLYDENGEEFEDEVEISVQALKMLVIQPKKFQECNIIYQPDTLMYDDVLVTENVVDDLVDLKNGGNEEVTENIPELEDLHNSVTLLIQQQQNSSNNSKLTLMTPDAFTSPNKNNSKSSSVRNSITNEIILIDTTDKKLNETEFQRPQRENYASAGSSPSREVQEILSLNNSSTGYPAAQEYFNNLASLQAQEDEEEQPQKDFNAPTEASLLYQDHVNWPKISSLVKESETAKQIQEVNDINDLNKQDLETVYLRMNGLENLVREQSIMLGRLHEDLKVLAVQHQVTKNVELTNNINNEQLAKELEAAMSKQQLQFAKMLENLVQLQKAKDRELQENLANLISQLLAKTVSEKVPQIVQHEIKHTVLPSLHQTMESYRLQIENQFSHKFTNMDAMVKEQLSKVLGSKSLVESLSVSVANLIAPGLEKSYREIIAHSLLPSWEKICSQMFHQINDAFSRGTKEYVASVEAYMEKQRRFLDKGKDMVGHMQIVSENLKLTSDKLADTLSVEIQKQIG; encoded by the exons ATGTCCACCACCGGAGCATCTTCAGGCCAAAGCTTGATACAAAACAT AAAATTCGTGGGATCAGAAAGTGAATATGTCACAGAACTTCATGGCCAAGTGGTTAATGTTCAATGTGCTGAGGGTAACCATAATCATGGCAGCTCCAAAGTTAAACTTATTGATAGGATTGACTACAACTGGGAGCTAAAATATTATAGAGGGCACTTAGTTGCTGCCCATATTAGTGGTAAAATTATTGCTTATGCTATGAAAG GAAAAGATGGAGGTATGATAAGAGTGGTGCACCAAGACACAAATGTCAAGAGGacattgataaaaaatttgaaggacGATATTAAGGACTTGGCATTTGCCTACTCAACCTCCGAAGTTATTTTGGCATGTGTTGATTGTGAGGGAAATATTCTTGTTTATAACATTGAGGATTCAGCAGACTCTTTGAA TTATACGCTTCTTTTACATGTATTTCATGAAGAAGGTGTCAGGCAGAATACTAATTTTAGGTTAGCTTGGTGTCCATTTGTTGGAAGTGTTGAGGAAGAAGTAGATCTTCTTGATGAACCTGAGAAgatgtttgttattttaaatggcaccaAAG CTGAAATTTATAATGTAGCtacattaaacagcaaataTGGCAATCAAGGGCCTATAGATCCGAATAGTTCTTTTGAAGGTTATACAGAAATAGTTCATACATCTGATTTAGTAGATGCTTCATTTTCTTCGGATGGTTGTGCAATAGCGCTAGCTTGTCAAGATGGTTTTGTCAAATTCTTTCAG TTGTTCTTGTTTGTTTCGGATTTCCAGAAGTGCATTCATGAATGGATTCCGCATGGAGGAAAGCCATTGACTTCCGTTATATTTGTCGATAATATTCTTAAGTATACATCACAATGCTGGAAATTTGCAGTAACGGGTGCAAATAACAAtacagaattaaaattgtgGTCTTGTGAGTCCTGGACTTGCCTGCAGACCATCAATTTCTTACCGAATCCCAAAAGTATTATCCCGgatttgtttttgaatgtCTCCACGGACTACACTGGGAAATACCTAGTGATTTCAGACATAAATAACCGAGCTGTTTATGTTTTAGAATTGCAAAA GGACGAAAAAGAAGAGCTTATAACGGCAGGAATTTTAGCCAATTTCCTTGTGCCGGCCCCATTTCTTAGTTTCCATATTTTAGAGGCTGGTACCAGAAACTTCCCGTATTGCTACAACAATAGCTCTGACGATTTGTACGACGAAAACGGAGAAGAATTCGAAGATGAAGTGGAGATTTCT GTCCAAGCCCTAAAAATGTTGGTTATTcaaccaaaaaaatttcaagagtgTAATATTATCTATCAGCCAGATACTTTGATGTACGATGACGTGCTAGTTACAGAAAATGTAGTGGATGACCTGGTGGACTTAAAGAATGGCGGTAATGAAGAG GTTACTGAAAATATTCCTGAGTTGGAGGATTTGCACAATTCTGTGACTTTACTAATCCAGCAACAACAGAACAGCAGTAATAATTCCAAATTGACGCTAATGACGCCAGATGCCTTTACGAgtccaaataaaaataattcgaaatcAAGCAGTGTGCGAAACTCGATAACCAATGAAATAATTCTCATCGATACGACAGAcaagaaattaaatgaaacagAGTTTCAGCGACCACAAAGAGAGAATTATGCGAGCGCTGGTTCGAGTCCAAGTAGGGAagttcaagaaattttgtccCTGAATAATTCCTCTACTGGATATCCTGCTGCTcaggaatattttaataatttggcaaGTCTTCAAGCACAG GAGGATGAAGAAGAACAGCCTCAAAAGGATTTCAATGCTCCGACGGAAGCGAGCCTCCTGTACCAAGACCATGTAAATTGGCCGAAAATATCATCCTTGGTTAAAGAATCCGAAACTGCAAAACAGATTCAAGAAGTTAATGATATTAATGACCTAAATAAACAAGATTTGGAAACTGTTTATCTGAGGATGAATGGACTGGAAAACTTGGTCAGGGAACAGTCCATTATGTTGGGGCGTTTACACGAAGATTTAAAGGTCCTTGCTGTTCAACATCAAGTAACAAAGAAT gTTGAATTAACCAATAATATAAACAACGAACAATTAGCCAAAGAATTGGAAGCAGCAATGTCAAAGCAACAACTACAATTTGCCAAAATGTTGGAGAATTTAGTACAGCTGCAAAAGGCTAAAGATAGGGAACTACAG GAAAACCTAGCAAATCTAATAAGCCAGCTTCTGGCTAAAACTGTGTCCGAAAAGGTACCCCAAATTGTGCAACATGAAATTAAACACACAGTATTGCCAAGTTTGCATCAAACGATGGAATCATACAGACTTCAAATCGAAAACCAATTTAGtcacaaatttacaaatatggACGCTATGGTGAAGGAGCAGTTGTCGAAAGTACTGGGAAGTAAA tCGTTAGTGGAATCCCTCAGCGTTTCCGTAGCCAACCTCATAGCACCAGGGTTAGAGAAGTCCTATCGGGAGATAATCGCACACTCATTATTACCATCTTGGGAGAAAATATGCAGCCAAATGTTCCACCAAATTAATGATGCATTTTCGCGGGGCACGAAAGAAT ATGTTGCGTCTGTGGAAGCTTACATGGAAAAACAGAGACGCTTTTTAGATAAAGGCAAAGACATGGTCGGTCACATGCAAATAGTTTCtgagaatttgaaattaacatCTGACAAGCTAGCTGATACGCTATCggtggaaattcaaaaacagaTAGG GTAA
- the LOC136339432 gene encoding tetraspanin-7-like yields the protein MGKHLQTVAALACMKSLLMVFNFIFWVSGIAIFAIGIWMEIELYKYMEMSTEFSGTAPYVLIGTGALIILIGSLACCCTVKGQPVLLYVYGAFLAIVLVLELGAGISIFAYRSKLKEGFNKGLTDAIINYHNINNTQVSSDLDVIQKTLHCCGNHRARDWLDHKLPIPFSCCIKEGCNTEEDAHEIYNKGCYDKVVNFLDANIGIVAGAAVGIAFFPLLGVILSCCLASIITKTKYEPMA from the exons ATGGGTAAACACCTGCAGACCGTAGCAGCCCTTGCCTGCATGAAAAGCCTTCTTAtggttttcaatttcatcttTTGG GTCTCTGGTATTGCAATTTTCGCTATAGGCATATGGATGGAAATTGAATTGTACAAGTATATGGAAATGAGCACAGAATTTAGTGGAACCGCTCCTTATGTCCTGATTGGAACGGGCGCCTTAATAATTCTTATTGGATCCTTGGCGTGTTGTTGCACAGTTAAAGGACAACCAGTATTGCTTTATGTG TATGGAGCATTCCTGGCAATAGTATTAGTTTTGGAACTAGGAGCtggaatttcaatatttgcctACCGATCAAAATTGAAGGAGGGCTTTAATAAAGGACTCACCGATGCTATTATAAATTatcataatattaataacaccCAAGTTTCATCTGATCTAGACGTAATTCAAAAGACG ttGCACTGTTGTGGAAATCACCGTGCCAGAGATTGGTTAGATCATAAATTGCCCATACCCTTTTCGTGTTGTATTAAAGAAGGATGTAATACTGAAGAAGATGCGCATGAAATTTACAATAAG GGATGCTACGACAAGGTTGTGAACTTTCTGGATGCAAACATTGGGATCGTCGCAGGTGCCGCTGTGGGAATAgcattttttccactacttGGTGTAATATTATCTTGTTGCCTTGCGAGCATTAtaactaaaacaaaatatgaGCCTATGGCTTAA
- the Ge-1 gene encoding enhancer of mRNA-decapping protein 4 homolog isoform X1, protein MSTTGASSGQSLIQNIKFVGSESEYVTELHGQVVNVQCAEGNHNHGSSKVKLIDRIDYNWELKYYRGHLVAAHISGKIIAYAMKGKDGGMIRVVHQDTNVKRTLIKNLKDDIKDLAFAYSTSEVILACVDCEGNILVYNIEDSADSLNYTLLLHVFHEEGVRQNTNFRLAWCPFVGSVEEEVDLLDEPEKMFVILNGTKAEIYNVATLNSKYGNQGPIDPNSSFEGYTEIVHTSDLVDASFSSDGCAIALACQDGFVKFFQLFLFVSDFQKCIHEWIPHGGKPLTSVIFVDNILKYTSQCWKFAVTGANNNTELKLWSCESWTCLQTINFLPNPKSIIPDLFLNVSTDYTGKYLVISDINNRAVYVLELQKDEKEELITAGILANFLVPAPFLSFHILEAGTRNFPYCYNNSSDDLYDENGEEFEDEVEISVQALKMLVIQPKKFQECNIIYQPDTLMYDDVLVTENVVDDLVDLKNGGNEEVTENIPELEDLHNSVTLLIQQQQNSSNNSKLTLMTPDAFTSPNKNNSKSSSVRNSITNEIILIDTTDKKLNETEFQRPQRENYASAGSSPSREVQEILSLNNSSTGYPAAQEYFNNLASLQAQEDEEEQPQKDFNAPTEASLLYQDHVNWPKISSLVKESETAKQIQEVNDINDLNKQDLETVYLRMNGLENLVREQSIMLGRLHEDLKVLAVQHQVTKNVELTNNINNEQLAKELEAAMSKQQLQFAKMLENLVQLQKAKDRELQENLANLISQLLAKTVSEKVPQIVQHEIKHTVLPSLHQTMESYRLQIENQFSHKFTNMDAMVKEQLSKVLGSKSLVESLSVSVANLIAPGLEKSYREIIAHSLLPSWEKICSQMFHQINDAFSRGTKEYVASVEAYMEKQRRFLDKGKDMVGHMQIVSENLKLTSDKLADTLSVEIQKQIGSVFKSMQEKLTSNMKEVVSSELKHGFKTQVATIQEGVLNAVNRSRAVTPAPHSGDSNFQLMAHIQQALTKGAYAEAFQVALSAENLHMVIYVCEHADVNKVFGEQCLLSQSVLLALIQQLSMEFHKNTETKLSFIRAAFLALTPDAGQTKQFVPKVLRDLLKQLVTFMQSNPPLRQMTEARLLKMAVESLENGDVPLW, encoded by the exons ATGTCCACCACCGGAGCATCTTCAGGCCAAAGCTTGATACAAAACAT AAAATTCGTGGGATCAGAAAGTGAATATGTCACAGAACTTCATGGCCAAGTGGTTAATGTTCAATGTGCTGAGGGTAACCATAATCATGGCAGCTCCAAAGTTAAACTTATTGATAGGATTGACTACAACTGGGAGCTAAAATATTATAGAGGGCACTTAGTTGCTGCCCATATTAGTGGTAAAATTATTGCTTATGCTATGAAAG GAAAAGATGGAGGTATGATAAGAGTGGTGCACCAAGACACAAATGTCAAGAGGacattgataaaaaatttgaaggacGATATTAAGGACTTGGCATTTGCCTACTCAACCTCCGAAGTTATTTTGGCATGTGTTGATTGTGAGGGAAATATTCTTGTTTATAACATTGAGGATTCAGCAGACTCTTTGAA TTATACGCTTCTTTTACATGTATTTCATGAAGAAGGTGTCAGGCAGAATACTAATTTTAGGTTAGCTTGGTGTCCATTTGTTGGAAGTGTTGAGGAAGAAGTAGATCTTCTTGATGAACCTGAGAAgatgtttgttattttaaatggcaccaAAG CTGAAATTTATAATGTAGCtacattaaacagcaaataTGGCAATCAAGGGCCTATAGATCCGAATAGTTCTTTTGAAGGTTATACAGAAATAGTTCATACATCTGATTTAGTAGATGCTTCATTTTCTTCGGATGGTTGTGCAATAGCGCTAGCTTGTCAAGATGGTTTTGTCAAATTCTTTCAG TTGTTCTTGTTTGTTTCGGATTTCCAGAAGTGCATTCATGAATGGATTCCGCATGGAGGAAAGCCATTGACTTCCGTTATATTTGTCGATAATATTCTTAAGTATACATCACAATGCTGGAAATTTGCAGTAACGGGTGCAAATAACAAtacagaattaaaattgtgGTCTTGTGAGTCCTGGACTTGCCTGCAGACCATCAATTTCTTACCGAATCCCAAAAGTATTATCCCGgatttgtttttgaatgtCTCCACGGACTACACTGGGAAATACCTAGTGATTTCAGACATAAATAACCGAGCTGTTTATGTTTTAGAATTGCAAAA GGACGAAAAAGAAGAGCTTATAACGGCAGGAATTTTAGCCAATTTCCTTGTGCCGGCCCCATTTCTTAGTTTCCATATTTTAGAGGCTGGTACCAGAAACTTCCCGTATTGCTACAACAATAGCTCTGACGATTTGTACGACGAAAACGGAGAAGAATTCGAAGATGAAGTGGAGATTTCT GTCCAAGCCCTAAAAATGTTGGTTATTcaaccaaaaaaatttcaagagtgTAATATTATCTATCAGCCAGATACTTTGATGTACGATGACGTGCTAGTTACAGAAAATGTAGTGGATGACCTGGTGGACTTAAAGAATGGCGGTAATGAAGAG GTTACTGAAAATATTCCTGAGTTGGAGGATTTGCACAATTCTGTGACTTTACTAATCCAGCAACAACAGAACAGCAGTAATAATTCCAAATTGACGCTAATGACGCCAGATGCCTTTACGAgtccaaataaaaataattcgaaatcAAGCAGTGTGCGAAACTCGATAACCAATGAAATAATTCTCATCGATACGACAGAcaagaaattaaatgaaacagAGTTTCAGCGACCACAAAGAGAGAATTATGCGAGCGCTGGTTCGAGTCCAAGTAGGGAagttcaagaaattttgtccCTGAATAATTCCTCTACTGGATATCCTGCTGCTcaggaatattttaataatttggcaaGTCTTCAAGCACAG GAGGATGAAGAAGAACAGCCTCAAAAGGATTTCAATGCTCCGACGGAAGCGAGCCTCCTGTACCAAGACCATGTAAATTGGCCGAAAATATCATCCTTGGTTAAAGAATCCGAAACTGCAAAACAGATTCAAGAAGTTAATGATATTAATGACCTAAATAAACAAGATTTGGAAACTGTTTATCTGAGGATGAATGGACTGGAAAACTTGGTCAGGGAACAGTCCATTATGTTGGGGCGTTTACACGAAGATTTAAAGGTCCTTGCTGTTCAACATCAAGTAACAAAGAAT gTTGAATTAACCAATAATATAAACAACGAACAATTAGCCAAAGAATTGGAAGCAGCAATGTCAAAGCAACAACTACAATTTGCCAAAATGTTGGAGAATTTAGTACAGCTGCAAAAGGCTAAAGATAGGGAACTACAG GAAAACCTAGCAAATCTAATAAGCCAGCTTCTGGCTAAAACTGTGTCCGAAAAGGTACCCCAAATTGTGCAACATGAAATTAAACACACAGTATTGCCAAGTTTGCATCAAACGATGGAATCATACAGACTTCAAATCGAAAACCAATTTAGtcacaaatttacaaatatggACGCTATGGTGAAGGAGCAGTTGTCGAAAGTACTGGGAAGTAAA tCGTTAGTGGAATCCCTCAGCGTTTCCGTAGCCAACCTCATAGCACCAGGGTTAGAGAAGTCCTATCGGGAGATAATCGCACACTCATTATTACCATCTTGGGAGAAAATATGCAGCCAAATGTTCCACCAAATTAATGATGCATTTTCGCGGGGCACGAAAGAAT ATGTTGCGTCTGTGGAAGCTTACATGGAAAAACAGAGACGCTTTTTAGATAAAGGCAAAGACATGGTCGGTCACATGCAAATAGTTTCtgagaatttgaaattaacatCTGACAAGCTAGCTGATACGCTATCggtggaaattcaaaaacagaTAGGGTCTGTATTTAAATC GATGCAGGAGAAATTGACATCTAATATGAAAGAGGTGGTTAGCAGTGAATTGAAGCATGGTTTCAAAACGCAAGTGGCCACGATTCAGGAAGGAGTGTTGAACGCGGTCAACCGTTCCAGGGCTGTTACACCGGCGCCACATTCAGGTGATTCCAAT TTTCAACTTATGGCTCACATACAGCAAGCCCTCACCAAAGGTGCTTACGCCGAAGCCTTTCAAGTAGCATTGTCAGCAGAAAACTTACATATGGTGATATACGTGTGTGAACACGCAGACGTGAACAAAGTGTTTGGAGAACAATGCCTACTTTCACAAAGTGTTCTACTTGCCTTGATTCAGCAGCTCAGCATGGAATTCCATAAGAACACTGAAACCAAATTGAG TTTCATCCGGGCAGCATTCTTGGCTTTAACACCAGATGCCGGCCAAACCAAACAATTCGTCCCAAAAGTGTTGAGAGACTTGCTGAAACAATTGGTAACGTTTATGCAAAGCAACCCCCCTCTAAGGCAAATGACTGAAGCCCGACTGCTGAAGATGGCCGTTGAAA GCCTGGAAAATGGCGATGTTCCATTATGGTAA